ACAGGCCCCTATTTGAGTAAGGCGCATGCAACCTATAAGCATGCTCCCACACCcagcaatcaaactactgcgATGAGAAGACAAAAGATGTAGCCCCTAGGATGGAGTGCTCCTGATCTTCGGTAATAACTTTCGTTAGACTGGGCTAGGTCTGTATGCATAAGCATGTCTGTGTGCATGCAATTATTGCCAGGGCTTCTTGAATTTAAATTGCATTATTGCATGAAACAACTTTAtcatttgaaaaattaaaataataataataacatcaTGTGATATATGAAGATAGGGAATACTGACATCTGGTAAAGGGCCTGGTTCATAAGTATCATCATCTTCCGCTATAACAAGGacttcatctccttcttctaaAACATAATCATCATTTGGATTTAAAATGATCTTGCCACCCTGGGCAGCAACCTTCACTCCACAAGGTACAGCATCGGCAAATGAAATCAGTACGTCTTCAAATCGCAGACCATCTAACTGAGGCCACCTTTTGATATAGAACTCAGCATTCTCAAATCCTAAGATATCTTCCCATATCTGTGCAGAAGGAATAAAGTTATCAATCACCCAGAATTGCCAAACAATAACAAAAATGACTCGATTACACTGTAATCCATACAAAATTCATCCACCATCCTCAATGGGTCTTGAGTTGGACTACATCTAAGAAACACACAAATtatgttttattataaataggtaCTAAAAATCGAAAAACAAGGCgcacccagtgcacgaggctcccgccactgcagggtctgatGAGggcataatgtatgcagccttacccctgcttcgcggagaggctacTTCCGGACTCGAAACCACGACCACTAggtcataatggagcaaccttactgttgcgccAAGGCCCGCTCTCTAAATAGGTACTAAAATCTTGTGCATCATAAATTCCAAAAGACAAGGATGCAATATATATGAAGTTATGTATAAAATACGGATGaggatgttgaaatggatgagtgacaaaactagataagataaaataaaaaaattatagctaatttaggagtacctttgatacatgataagtgCAAGAAATTTGTTTGAGGTGGCAAGGACatgcaatggaggcctttgaatgctccagtacagaggagCGGTTTAATTCAGATTCAAGGAGCTAAATGAGCCAatggtaggcctaaaatgactttagatgtgatgaggaaagacattcatagcttaggactagtaacaacTATGGCTATGAATAAAGCTGATTAGAGAAAAAGGATGCATGCAGCTGATCCCATTTAGGTGGGAATTTGAGATAAGGCTGGGCTGAGTTGAGTTTGAGTTTGTTTACGCTCCTATTCAACACTTGTACAATTACCTTCAAAACTGTTATACTTAACTTCTTTGAACAAtctcaaaaggataaaaaatgggaaagccttttctttttttttttaagaatttcATAGTTGTTACCTTGATGAAATCCTCAAATTTGAGTGGAACGACAAAAATAATCGTAAGACAAGGATGAACATGGTCAGGAACTGAAAACGAGAAAATGAAAAGCACGCAAGAGAATGATACAGCCAAGGAACAATATGCAACCTTGACATATACTTTATAACTCCATCAGTAACCACCATTTCTGATATCTACCATTGAAGCTAGTCGTTTAACTAACCTGTGCAAGGCCAGGTTGGAGAGCACATTGGATCATCAGACGTCCAATCACATCATGTGCAACAACTGTTTCAATGAGTTCCCCTCCAACAAGCTTTACTAAAGGTTCATTGTCAAGATCACTCAACTCTACAACAATATGACCCTTCAAACCTTCCTTCACTCCAGTCAGGCTCAATACAACTCTCAAAGCACGTGCATCACTCTAacaagaaaattataaaaaaatatataagaatTATAAGTTGATAGAAATTCTTTCTGAAAAGTCACAGAAGTGTTGGTACACCAAATGGAAATGCAACCTGATCTGCATTTTCATCAGATGCCAACACGATGATGGCACGTGCCTTCGAAACTGAAACCTATAAATAAGCCAAGAATAGTCCATGAAAGTCAGAATTTTGTACTGATCAAGTCAAAATGAAACATAGCAATATAAGATAGAAGAATGTTAACAACCATGCCTAGCTCCAGCATACCTTTTTTAAGTCGGCCAAAATGAGAGGACTGCCACTTCTGCAAATGACAGAGGACCCCATGAAATCGAATTCTAGCTTTGATATATCTGTTTCCatttcttccttgtctctttctGCAAGCACTACAACTACACCACCACCTATGCTCTTGTTCGCTATGGCAAGCTGCTTTAGAAGTGAACCCTGGAAGATAATCTAAGTCAGCAGAAGGggcaataaataaataaataaatttcacAGGAACTATGACATGTGGAAATCATTGGGTTAAATGAGAAGCAATAAGAAATAAATTAAGGACAATAATGACTAGTGCAATTAAATCATGTTGGTGGAAACCTAACTGCCCAAAGCTCCTGCTAGTTTCCCCCACCTCTCTGTtgtgtgaaattttttttattaattatatttATGTAAATCCTTTATGTTTATGTTGGGTTGCCCAGGAATTGAAAGAAATGTGCAGATGAATCAAGgggggaaaaagttctctgtagACGCACAGCGGATTGACCACAATGTGCTTTCCTTGGTTTTGTACTTTTGTTCAACCTTATGAGAAATGAcaaacaaattagaaaaaaagGGTGAAAGTGTGCGAGGACccactcttttttttcttttttttttttttttggtacctCTGAGCTAACCAAATATGGCCAATGAGAATTTCCGCATAGTAGCATCCGATTGGTGGATTAGTGAAGATCAGCTCttaacagattttttttttatggaaatagCAACAGTGATGGTATCAGTCAGGAACAATTGTCATGATTCAAGAAGTTGTAACGATGCAGATAATAATAGTGATGACATAACACTAGtatgattttccttttcttctttttctttttctcaggTTTCTTTCTTATCTTGCATCAACCAGACCAACAACAGAAAATCACTTAGTGTCATCTACAATATGAAAATAGTTCATCAAGTCCAAAGTAATATTGGTTAATTTACCAACTTGTCACTCCATCCAAGGATTAATATATGGTTCATCTCAATGACTTCACTTTTCCCCTTTCGCAGTGAATCAACCTTCGCTGAGATTGCATCAGAGACAAGGCCGAGCATCATTGCAAAGATCAGCATACCTCCAGAACTTATTGAAACAGAGACAATCCTTGGACCAATGCCAACCCTATCCGTATGACTTCCCGAGTCCGCAACAAAAGTCCACGAAAGCCAAAGAGCATCAGAAAGGCTGCAATCACCTACAGCATACAATGCCAATCCCCCAAACCCAATAAGAAGTACAATCGCAAAaagaagagcgagcaactttgCATACGGATAGACTGAGAAAAACACGTCCACCCTGTAAGCAATTCTCTTCTTCAAGGGAACCTCCTCCTCACTATTCCTTGACCTCCTTGTAGTTAGTCGGGGAAGATGGTCAATATATTTGAACAAAACGAATGGTGTCATGAGCATTAACACCACGGTATACAAAGCAACAGTTCTACCGTCACCACTATCAAAATATGAAAATGAACTACTAACTTCAGGCTGCAAAATTTTTATGTCGTCAAGACCAACAACACTGTTCCCAGTATAAAGTCTACTAATCTCTCCCTGCAAGAAAATTAAAGGCAAATCAAAGTCAAACACGATCCGTACCCTTAGCTCCTCAAATCCTTAAATGCCATCCAAATTCAAAATACGGATTGGTTGTAGAGGTACAGACTGTACCTGGAGCTCTGCTATTTGGATTCGCAGAGAAACTGCATATAAAACAGTCACTATAAAAATGACTATGAGCTGCAGCATAAAACCATAAATGAATTAAAGAGAAGCTTAAAGCTTATACGAAGAACATCAAATGCACAAAGCTCAGGTACTGCGGAAGTCGATCCTAGCTCAAATTCCAACTTACCAAACGAAATACCAATGAGCTACTATGTCGACGGGTGCTTCTATCAGGACATGTATTAAAtggggaagaagcagaagacgAAGGAGAGTTCGAGACCTGAACCAGCTTCGGTTTTATCTCATCTACCTCGATTCTTCTCGCATCTGAGCTCCAAAGCGACCAACTGCGACGATGAGGCAAAGTATGTGATTCAAGCATAACTCGACTTCGACTAAAAATTCCGCCCCTTCGTTTAACCAACGAATCACCGTCAATTGAATTTCCCAAGTCAAAGACTCGATTTGCCGATGAAGAATTGGAGGAGACTCGATCGCTAGAAGGGAATACGTTGGAGTTTGAATCTCCATTACTCTTAGGCATTGTaccgaagagagagagaggaaacagAACTTGAACCTTGATCTGCTGCTGAATCTCTAGCTTCAAAGAAGCATCTGATTTGCAAActaagaagaacaagaagaaaccaTGAGAGAAAGAATGATTCCAAGAAGGGGTCTGAGATTTAGGGTTCGGAGCTCATCTTTAGAGAAGAATCTGAAGTTGAAGCTGAATTCGGTTTTTGTAGTTATCGATCGTTATTCGTTACAGGACATTCGAGCAAGTGAAAAACAGTAAACGAAGAGATGAAAAAGGAGATTCTCGGGAAAAAAAGTGGAGAAAGATTTAGTGGGAGATGCGTGGGATCCAGCATGTCACTGCCCCAAAGGCTACAAATTCCCACGTGAGTTATTGCCGTGGACTTGTGACCAGTAGTGGGCAGacaactttttttggttttttttttgggacatTTTATCGGGAATAAAGTTAGACCCGGTCCATTGTTCGACCAGTATGAATAATCCCGATCCAACTGGGCAGGTCTGTGGAGTTTCTACTCTCTAGGACCAGACCTAAGCTTGTGTTAAACAATGGGCCAACGATTTGGAACTCTAGGATTGGGATATTAACATTTTCCCAATTGGCTAATCTCACTTGTAAGAGTTTGTTAATtattttatgggcaagagatagCTACTTGGTCGTGTCACCTCTGCACcagcgtgggggccaatgagagtgcatacacgagcatcaatatggatgagttttttttttttttttaaatttaatttaatttaatttttatttcatagggggTAGAATGGTAAATTTGCATGTCTATTTCTGGGCATAGGACATGACCAGgtagcctttttttttaaatttttttattaatgggAGAGAGAATGCCACTCGGTCCTGCGGTTAGACACAGGGGTGCGCATAATGACCATTGCACCCCCTGGAATAAtggaaatgaccaggggtgTGGTGATCATTTTGCACAGCTCTGTATCTAGGTGCAAGGGCGATATGCGCTGCATGACTAGGtggtgttctttttccctttattaatATGTTAAAAACTCTAGAACTAATGAACCACATACTAGGATAACGTAAACCAGGTGCTTATAATCGGAATTTGGCCCTACCAAGCTCATAATAACTCATTAGGATACTTACTTAGGATCTGCAGTCACTTTCATTTCCATATTTtatgatagattttttttttatcttttggtaATCATCttttggagaaaagttctttgtgagAGAGTATACCATCACTTATGCCCAACACACAAAAGGGCGAAATGATAACCAAGTCTTTCATGGAAAGTAGAAATCCCACTCCATGATATAAACAAGtatgctctcattgacccccacACGTGTGCAGAGATCACACTCCCACACAGAGAACACCGACTCTTATCTTTTATGATAGGATTTACCATACCAAACAGTAACCGTTACCATAAGTTGTTGTCTTTGAAACTTTAACCAGAAATTCATATTATCTAGTGTTAGGTATCCATCAAATACACCTAAAGCTTCTTttaccctttatttatttatcccaTAAGGTCATAATAAGTTTACACCAATTAGCACCTATACCCTAGAGTGGGGACCACCAAACACATAATTGAAATATGAAAAGCTTAAACTCGTCTCCTAATTTTTGAGCGAATTATCATTGGATTTTAGTCTccacccaacccaaaaaaggttAGTTTTATGATTGAATATCCTTATTGAACTTATTCTAGGTAGGTAGGTAGTAAAAAATAATAACTCATTTTGATATTAAAAACAGGTTTGAAGCCAGCTATGTGGTTCAATTCGAATCTCGGGTAGGTCTTATCCGAGTTTGTTATTGCTGGACAGGCCAAAACTTGGCCAAACAAACCTGGTGTTGTGGCTATGGGGAGATGGATCATCACTACATGATGCCAGAGTATAGTTTCCCACCAATGAGGGAATGAGAAATCAAATCGTCGAATAAAGAAGTTTtaataaggaaagaaaaattggaGTCCACGGGTGGAATATGAAAGGACGTGCGCAAGAATATACACACTAGCATCGTggcaatttttttctcttttatgttCCGTAATAGTAGAATCTAGACTTGCCGAAAAAGAAATTATATATAGGCTGGATGCTAGAGATCTTTGTCAAATGGCAGACTGTCTTACAACAAGACAAGATCGCGGCCGGCCATTGTACGGGAGATAAAGATTTAGATTTTGGTTAGGTGCCGATCCATCACCTTCTAAGGGATCGATGTCTTCAATCTGTAATAGTTGGCTTTGGTCCTTATTGTCTGTTGCCCTATAATCTAAGGGTCTCTGGTCTTGATATTTAGGGTCTCCACTCCCTTTTTAATGTTTCAGAGTTGGGGCTCTCCCCCTTTGAATCTAAGGGTATGTGAGCTAACTCTTTGATAGTTGCTTGGGAAAAGGATATGAAGTCAGAATTTGATGTCCCAAAAGCCAAATTAATTTTGGGTTTCAAATATTTGCTGATGATGAAGTTATGAAGTATTATCTCTTGCAATAAAGAGTGATTTCCATACTCTGAACTCTAATAAGTCTCTAACAGCCCAGATTCTCTTAGAGAATTAGCAAGTAAAGAAAAGATGCCAATCAAACTCCACCTCCCTATAACAGCCCGCACAACAAGGCCCATGGGCCAACCTTGCAAGCCCATAGACATAGTCCATTGGGCTAAGACAAAGTCCATGGAGTTCTCTGCACTTGAAGAGAGTTTAGATACGTCTAGAGAAGCTTCTACAACCTCTAGAAGCAAAGAAGGTTCTAAGAATTCAAAGATAGTCTGAATAAAACACATTCAATTCTATCTTAATTGAAAGAGTTGAATGATTGGTAAGATTTCCTTCTTAGTTATCTCAAATAACTTCCCTAAAACCCTTTTAGAATTGGTGATATGGTTTTCCTATCGGAGTCCATCACCAATCAATCCCCAAAATCATACAATGTGGATCAATATCTTACTAAGGTATGATTTTTGTATGATTTGaattcaaacttcaaataaTATAACGAAAAGATTCTCCTTCTCACCATCTCCTTAATCTTGAGGTGAGATCACATCTCTTATCAAGATTACAATCAAATGGATATATTATCCAAAGGGTTATGGTAAATATTAAATATGTTACATTGATGAATGGAACCAATTGGGAAGGAATAGAATCCCTTTGGGATCCACCCAACACGCCACATGTCCGGTTAATACCACATTCTCAATGTGATATTTTACCAATATGTACACAATTAAGTAGATGTAATCAAAATTTCCCAAATTAAATAGGTAATTATGCATCAGCCCTCTACAATAcaatatccttttttttttttttggtgaactcTACAATACAATATTACATAATAGACTATATGGCATGTATAAATTTACTGTCATAATCCCAATCTACGAAAATACAATTTCAAAGATTCTATAATTCTGATTGGACcattaaaaaactcaaaactttgTAAATAATCAACCAA
The nucleotide sequence above comes from Telopea speciosissima isolate NSW1024214 ecotype Mountain lineage chromosome 3, Tspe_v1, whole genome shotgun sequence. Encoded proteins:
- the LOC122657078 gene encoding probable ion channel SYM8 isoform X2, translated to MPKSNGDSNSNVFPSSDRVSSNSSSANRVFDLGNSIDGDSLVKRRGGIFSRSRVMLESHTLPHRRSWSLWSSDARRIEVDEIKPKLVQVSNSPSSSASSPFNTCPDRSTRRHSSSLVFRLLIVIFIVTVLYAVSLRIQIAELQGEISRLYTGNSVVGLDDIKILQPEVSSSFSYFDSGDGRTVALYTVVLMLMTPFVLFKYIDHLPRLTTRRSRNSEEEVPLKKRIAYRVDVFFSVYPYAKLLALLFAIVLLIGFGGLALYAVGDCSLSDALWLSWTFVADSGSHTDRVGIGPRIVSVSISSGGMLIFAMMLGLVSDAISAKVDSLRKGKSEVIEMNHILILGWSDKLGSLLKQLAIANKSIGGGVVVVLAERDKEEMETDISKLEFDFMGSSVICRSGSPLILADLKKVSVSKARAIIVLASDENADQSDARALRVVLSLTGVKEGLKGHIVVELSDLDNEPLVKLVGGELIETVVAHDVIGRLMIQCALQPGLAQIWEDILGFENAEFYIKRWPQLDGLRFEDVLISFADAVPCGVKVAAQGGKIILNPNDDYVLEEGDEVLVIAEDDDTYEPGPLPDVLEAFLAPGSELWMFNEVPEKERESKLTDGGLDLKGLVNIKLVHREGNAVIRRHLENLPVETFDSILILADESLEDSIAQSDSRSLSTLLLIRDIQSKRLPHRVAKRPPLRHSGFSYSSWICEMQQASDTSIIISEILDSRTRNLVSVSRISDYVLSNELVSMALAMVAEDKQINRVLEELFSAKGSEMFIRPAEFYLFEQEELCFYDIMKRGRQKQEIVIGYRLATEECAFINPSHKEKPRKWSLEDVFVVISLGE
- the LOC122657078 gene encoding probable ion channel SYM8 isoform X1 — protein: MPKSNGDSNSNVFPSSDRVSSNSSSANRVFDLGNSIDGDSLVKRRGGIFSRSRVMLESHTLPHRRSWSLWSSDARRIEVDEIKPKLVQVSNSPSSSASSPFNTCPDRSTRRHSSSLVFRLLIVIFIVTVLYAVSLRIQIAELQGEISRLYTGNSVVGLDDIKILQPEVSSSFSYFDSGDGRTVALYTVVLMLMTPFVLFKYIDHLPRLTTRRSRNSEEEVPLKKRIAYRVDVFFSVYPYAKLLALLFAIVLLIGFGGLALYAVGDCSLSDALWLSWTFVADSGSHTDRVGIGPRIVSVSISSGGMLIFAMMLGLVSDAISAKVDSLRKGKSEVIEMNHILILGWSDKLGSLLKQLAIANKSIGGGVVVVLAERDKEEMETDISKLEFDFMGSSVICRSGSPLILADLKKVSVSKARAIIVLASDENADQSDARALRVVLSLTGVKEGLKGHIVVELSDLDNEPLVKLVGGELIETVVAHDVIGRLMIQCALQPGLAQIWEDILGFENAEFYIKRWPQLDGLRFEDVLISFADAVPCGVKVAAQGGKIILNPNDDYVLEEGDEVLVIAEDDDTYEPGPLPDIHRGFFPNMFCPPKFPEKILFCGWRRDIHDMIMVLEAFLAPGSELWMFNEVPEKERESKLTDGGLDLKGLVNIKLVHREGNAVIRRHLENLPVETFDSILILADESLEDSIAQSDSRSLSTLLLIRDIQSKRLPHRVAKRPPLRHSGFSYSSWICEMQQASDTSIIISEILDSRTRNLVSVSRISDYVLSNELVSMALAMVAEDKQINRVLEELFSAKGSEMFIRPAEFYLFEQEELCFYDIMKRGRQKQEIVIGYRLATEECAFINPSHKEKPRKWSLEDVFVVISLGE
- the LOC122657078 gene encoding probable ion channel SYM8 isoform X3, encoding MPKSNGDSNSNVFPSSDRVSSNSSSANRVFDLGNSIDGDSLVKRRGGIFSRSRVMLESHTLPHRRSWSLWSSDARRIEVDEIKPKLVQVSNSPSSSASSPFNTCPDRSTRRHSSSLVFRLLIVIFIVTVLYAVSLRIQIAELQGEISRLYTGNSVVGLDDIKILQPEVSSSFSYFDSGDGRTVALYTVVLMLMTPFVLFKYIDHLPRLTTRRSRNSEEEVPLKKRIAYRVDVFFSVYPYAKLLALLFAIVLLIGFGGLALYAVGDCSLSDALWLSWTFVADSGSHTDRVGIGPRIVSVSISSGGMLIFAMMLGLVSDAISAKVDSLRKGKSEVIEMNHILILGWSDKLGSLLKQLAIANKSIGGGVVVVLAERDKEEMETDISKLEFDFMGSSVICRSGSPLILADLKKVSVSKARAIIVLASDENADQSDARALRVVLSLTGVKEGLKGHIVVELSDLDNEPLVKLVGGELIETVVAHDVIGRLMIQCALQPGLAQIWEDILGFENAEFYIKRWPQLDGLRFEDVLISFADAVPCGVKVAAQGGKIILNPNDDYVLEEGDEVLVIAEDDDTYEPGPLPDIHRGFFPNMFCPPKFPEKILFCGWRRDIHDMIMVLEAFLAPGSELWMFNEVPEKERESKLTDGGLDLKGLVNIKLVHREGNAVIRRHLENLPVETFDSMNLWRTQLRNLTHGLCLLFF